Proteins from one Gossypium raimondii isolate GPD5lz chromosome 8, ASM2569854v1, whole genome shotgun sequence genomic window:
- the LOC105790108 gene encoding LOW QUALITY PROTEIN: uncharacterized protein LOC105790108 (The sequence of the model RefSeq protein was modified relative to this genomic sequence to represent the inferred CDS: inserted 1 base in 1 codon) has translation MRFHFSPKTPLFSLSSSSITSLCLRPFLPSATKSPFYPSLACHVSTGGNLRMDSTSPDPSSSSSVSVDSVADGLKNQSLREHDISNNNNMNNENKKNNGKLSLEDLNWDHSFVRELPGDPISDSIPRQVFHACYTKVLPSAEVENPKLVAWSDSVADLLDLDPKEFERPDFPLXFSGASPLAGAVPYAQCYGGHQFGTWAGQLGDGRAITLGEIMNSKLERWELQLKGAGKTPYSRFADGLAVLRSSIREYLCSEAMHFLGIPTTRALCLVTTGKFVTRDMFYDGNPKDEPGAVVCRVSQSFLRFGSFQIHASRGGEDLGIVRSLADYAIRHHFPHIENMSKSESLSFSTGDNDQSVVDLTSNKYAAWTVEIAERTASLVARWQGVGFTHGVLNTDNMSILGLTIDYGPFGFLDAFDPSYTPNVTDLPGRRYCFANQPDIGLWNIAQFASTLMTANLISDQEANYAMERYGAKFMDDYQAILSQKLGLQKYNKQLVNKLLSNLAVDKVDYTNFFRALSNIKADPSVPGDELLVPLKAVLLDIGKERKEAWTSWVQSYIQELVASGISDEERKASMNSVNPKYVLRNYLCQSAIDAAEMGDFEEVRRLLKVMERPYDEQPRMEKYARLPPAWAYRPGVCMLSCSS, from the exons atgagatttcatttcTCTCCAAAGACACCGCTCTTCTCACTCTCTTCTTCCTCTATCACTTCCCTTTGCCTCCGTCCTTTCCTTCCTTCTGCCACTAAATCCCCTTTTTACCCTTCCCTCGCATGCCACGTGTCCACCGGCGGCAACCTTCGCATGGACTCGACTTCACCGGATCCCTCCTCTTCCTCCTCCGTCTCCGTTGACTCCGTCGCCGACGGTTTGAAAAACCAAAGCTTAAGAGAACATGATatcagtaataataataatatgaacaatgaaaataagaagaatAATGGTAAATTGAGCCTTGAAGATCTTAATTGGGACCATTCATTCGTTAGAGAACTGCCTGGTGACCCTATAAGCGATTCAATTCCACGTCAG GTTTTCCATGCATGTTATACAAAAGTTTTGCCGTCAGCTGAAGTAGAGAATCCTAAGCTTGTTGCCTGGTCAGATTCAGTGGCTGATTTGCTTGATTTGGATCCCAAAGA ATTTGAAAGACCAGATTTTCCCT AATTTTCTGGGGCCTCTCCCTTGGCAGGAGC GGTGCCATATGCTCAATGTTATGGAGGACATCAGTTTGGCACATGGGCTGGTCAACTGGGTGACGGCCGTGCCATTACTCTTGGGGAGATAATGAATTCGAAATTAGAAAGGTGGGAACTGCAGCTTAAAGGAGCTGGGAAGACGCCATACAGTCGATTTGCGGATGGGCTTGCAGTTTTACGGAGTAGCATCCGTGAATATCTTTGCAGTGAAGCAATGCATTTTCTAGGAATTCCAACTACTCGCGCTCTTTGTCTTGTGACTACAGGAAAATTTGTAACTCGGGACATGTTTTATGA TGGCAATCCAAAGGATGAGCCTGGTGCAGTTGTTTGCAGAGTTTCCCAGTCCTTTCTGCGGTTTGGTTCATTCCAAATACATGCTTCAAGGGGAGGAGAGGACCTTGGTATTGTACGTTCGTTGGCAGACTATGCCATCAGACATCATTTCCCTCACATTGAGAACATGAGCAAAAGTGAGAGCTTGTCTTTTAGCACTGGTGACAATGATCAATCAGTTGTGGATTTGACTTCAAACAAGTATGCAG CATGGACAGTGGAGATTGCTGAGCGTACTGCCTCTTTGGTTGCTAGATGGCAGGGAGTTGGCTTTACTCATGGTGTGCTGAACACGGACAACATGAGTATTTTAGGTCTCACCATTGATTATGGTCCTTTTGGATTTTTGGATGCTTTTGATCCGAGTTACACACCAAATGTTACAGATCTTCCTGGGAGAAGATACTGTTTTGCAAATCAGCCTGATATTGGCTTATGGAATATTGCACAATTTGCCTCAACTTTGATGACTGCCAACTTGATAAGTGATCAAGAAGCAAATTATGCTATGGAAAG GTATGGGGCAAAATTTATGGACGATTATCAAGCAATACTGAGCCAAAAGCTTGGCctccaaaaatacaataaacaGCTTGTCAATAAACTTCTTAGTAATTTGGCTGTTGATAAAGTGGATTACACGAACTTCTTTCGAGCACTTTCCAATATCAAAGCAGATCCTAGCGTTCCAGGTGATGAGTTATTGGTGCCACTGAAAGCTGTTCTGCTAGACATTGGCAAGGAACGCAAGGAGGCGTGGACTAGTTGGGTACAATCCTACATTCAAGAG CTTGTTGCGAGCGGCATCTCAGATGAGGAGAGGAAAGCTTCAATGAACTCAGTTAACCCTAAATATGTTCTCAGGAACTACTTATGTCAGAGCGCCATCGATGCAGCTGAAATGGGCGACTTCGAAGAAGTCCGAAGGCTCCTTAAAGTAATGGAGCGACCATATGATGAACAACCGAGAATGGAAAAATATGCTCGTTTGCCTCCAGCATGGGCTTATCGGCCTGGTGTGTGTATGCTATCCTGTTCGTCATGA